The Bacteroidia bacterium sequence TTAAAGAATTAGAAGATTCATTAAAAGTAAGTAGAAAGAATTACAGGCTTGTTGTTGATAATTTAAAGGATGACTATTTCTTTTACAGACATGAAAAAGGTAAACCTTTTAAATACTTAAGTTCGTCTGTAACTAACGTACTTGGATTTTCAAAAGTAGATTTTGTTGAAACTTTTAGAAAAGTAGGAGCTTCAAAATTATACGACGATTGCTTTGACAGACATAATCAGCTTGCATATAATGATCTTAAGCAACCCCCTTTTGAAGTAGAGGTAAAAAATAATAACGGTGCCATTAGTTATTTGGAAATTAAAGAAATACCTGTAAAGAATGAAGAAGGGGAATTAATTGCAATTGAAGGTATTGCAAGAAATATTACAAGATATCGTAAAGCTGAAAATGAATTGATTGAAAGAGAAAATAAATATCATACACTTTTTGAGTCTGCAAATGATGCTTACTTAATAATTAAAGATGATAAGTTTATTGATTGTAATCAGAAGAGTTTGGATCTTTATCAATCAAGCCTTGAAGATTTGATTATGCATACCCCATTTCATTACAGATTCTCACCTACTTTTCAACCAAATGGTCGTTCATCAAGAGAAATGGCAAGAGAAAAAATTGACCTCGCATTAAGCAATAAGCCACAATTTTTTGAATGGACGCATATTAAAAATGGAAAAGAACCATTTGATACCGAAGTTACATTAAATAAATTTTCTTTTAACAAAGAAGATTATGTTTTAGCGGTTGTTCGTGACATTACACAAAGAAAACAAATTGAAAAAGCTATTCTGGAGCAGGAAAGAAGCTATCATTTAATATTTGACAATAGTCCGTTTGGAATTTTTTATTTTTCAAATGAGGGTATTATCAGTGATTGTAATGAGAAATATGAAAATATTCTTCTTCTTCCAAGAAATGAAATTATTGGTTTTAACCTACTGGAAACCGAATATAATAAGGATTTTAAAGAATCTATTAAGTCTTGCTTACAAGGCGAGAAAAATACATTTACTGGAAATTACTTTATCAATAAAAACCAGTCTTTATATTTAAATGCAATTTTTACGCCTGTTTATAGTTCAGATAACCAATTACCTGGTGGTTTTTGCATGATTCACGAACTTACTGATAATGCATTTTTACTTGAAAAAAGCAGGATGAATGAAGTAAACTTCAGAGAGATTTTAGATAATTCACGTCAGATTCTTTATAAATTAAATATAAAAACCGGTAATTACGAATATATAAGTTCTGCATTAGCACAACTATTAGGTTTTACTCCAGAGGAGTTTTATTCTATGAATGCAGGCGAAATAATGTCATTATTGCATCCTGATGATATAGGTAAAGCAGAAAATATTATTGCAAAAATGGTTAAGGCTATTCCTCAGTTGCAAACAGAATTTATTATTGAATACAGAATAAGACATAAAAAAGGAGAATATCGTTGGGTAAGTGATAAATATAAAGTTGTAAGCGATGAATCAGGAAAAGATTCATATATAATAGGAAATGTTATGGATATTACCCAGCTTAAAGAAGCTGAAGAGGCACTTAACATTTATTTGAAAAACACATCTGGTAAGGGCATTAGATAAAAGTTATCTGTATTATTGTTTATTATTATATTGTAAAAAATTAGCCTTTACCAAATAATTACATATGTTGACATTTGTTTTTTATTATTATATGGAATTTTCATATATTGTAATGTCTTAATTATGATATTCGTTTGACGGAAAATATTATTATTGATAACAATATATTATCATGAATAAAATAAAAGAAATTAACACAAAACACGGTTCTGACGCAGAATTTCTGATTACACTACAAAAAGAAATTGCAAATGAATTAAGTATTACATTAAGTTTACGTGAAGCAGTTCATGTATTACTTGAACATCTTATAAGAATAGATTGTTTCTTTGGAGGTGCTGTATATATTTTATCATCAAATAATGACTTGCAATTTGAATATGAAATCGGATTGCCTTCATCATTTAAGTCGACTGCAAATATTTTTAAAAATTCTTCGCCTGAAGTTGAACTTGCATTGAGTGAGCATATAAGTTTAATAAAAAAATCAGATAATCGTGATGAGTTTTTAATTTTTGATAGTATCAGTAAAGCAAATTCTTTTATAACAGCACCTGTAAAACTTAATCGAGAAATTGTAGCTCTTTTAGTTTTAATTTCTGAAAAAGAAGGAACTCCCGCAAATATTGTTACAGAAACAGTTGAGGCAGTAAGTGCAAAAATTGGAGGTGTTATCGGTCGTTTAGATTCTGAAAATTTACTTCGTGAACATCAAACTAATTTTGAGAGTTTGTTTAAGGGAATAAACGATATGTTGTTTATTGTTAATACCGATGGCAGAATAATTCATTTTAACCCTATTGCTGCACAAAAATTAGGATATTCTGATGAAGATCTTTCTAATATGTACATAAGTCAGATTCACCCTGCAGAACTTTCATTTGATATTAAAAATACTCTTGAAAAAGCATTTAAAGGAAAAACAATGCTTTCATTTTTTCCTTTACTATCTGCTACCGGAGAAATGATTGCATCAGAAACTACTTATTCTCTTGGTAAATGGGATGGAAAAGATATGCTTTTTCTTGTGGTAAGAGACATGCGTGAAAGAAAAGCTGCACAAGAAGAAATAACTATCGAACGGAAAAAAGCTGAAGAAGCAAACAAAGCCAAAACAGTTTTCCTTGCAAATATGAGCCATGCTTTCAGAATTCCAATGAATTCAATAATAGGCATGTCAGAATTATTATTAAAAACAGATCTTACAAAAAAGCAATTTAATTTTTTAAATGTTATAATTAAGTCAGCTGAAAATTTAATGGTTATTGTAAACGATTTGCTGGATATTTCTAAAATTGAATCAGGTGAAATTGCATTACAGAATAAAACATTTAGTCTTAAAGATGTTATATCATCAGTTATTAATAATCAGTTTTATAATGTAAGGTCGAAGGGAATAGAATTATTATCAGACTATGTTGTTTATGGCGATGATTATTATGTAAAGGGAGATTCGGCAAGGTTAAATCAGATTCTTTTAAATTTAGTTGAAAATGCAATAAAATATACAGAAAAAGGTAAAGTCGAAATAAAAGTCGCTAAGCAATCAGGATGTAATGAGTATTGTACTTTTAATTTCGAAGTTTCTGATACTGGTATAGGTATAACAACCGAACGAATGAAAGAGATTATTGGTAGTTTTGCTAACAACCGACCAATATCTACAGAAACAAGTGGTGGATCGGGTCTAGGATTAGTTATTTCTAATAAACTTATTGAATTAATGGGAGGTAAATTAGAAATATCTAGTATACCAGAAAGAGGATCAGTGTTTTCATTTAAAATTAAATTTTCATTAAGCGAGGAGGGTGATTTGTTTTTGGAAGAAGATGCTAATGATAAAATGAATTTTAATTCAATTGATAAAATTAGAGTTTTATTAGCAGAAGATCAGGTTTTTAATCAGATGGTAGTTCAGTCGATGATTGAAGACTGGGGATTTGAGATTGACATTGTTGAAAATGGATTAGGTGTTATTGAGAAACTAAAAACAACAAGATATGACGTGGTGTTAATGGATATTCAAATGCCCATAATGGATGGAGTTGAGGCAACACGTCAAATTAGAAAAGACTTTAAAAAACCTGTTAGTGAAACACCAATAATTGCAATTACTGCGAATGCTTATAGCGAAGATCATAGGAAATATATAGAAGCTGGAATGAATGATACTATATCAAAACCTTTTAAATCACAAGTATTATTTCATAAAATTGCTAATTCTTTAGGTATGGCAAATGCTAATTTTTCTCATAGCCACGAAAGATTTAATGATAATGATGTGATACTTAATTCAAGAGATGAAAATCTGTTTGATTTGTCGGTTCTTAAAGGAATCTCAAAAGGAAGTAAGCAAACAATTGAAAAAATGCTGACTGTTTTTATTGAGAAAACATTAGAGGAAATGGGTCAGATAAAAACTGCAACTGAAAATCAGAATTGGCAACAAATTACTACTATAGCGCATAAAATGAAGCCGGCTCTTTCTTATCTTGGAATGAAACTTCTTGAAAATAAAATAAACGAAATTCAAAGGTTGGCAAAAGAGATGAAAGAGGTTGAAAAAATACCGCCAATTGTACAGCTTTCTGAACAATTGTTAAATAAAATAATATTGCTTCTTAAGAAAGAGATTGCCAGCTAAAAATACAGATTAATATTTATTTAATACTAATATGGCGTTGATTATAGAACTGAGAGGGATTAAACCTATATTTGGTAAAGATTGTTTTTTTGCAGAAAATGCTACAGTTGTTGGAGATGTTGTTATGGGCGACGAATGTAGTGTTTGGTTTAATGCAGTAGTAAGGGGAGATGTAAATACAATTCGAATTGGAAATAAAGTAAATATTCAGGATGGAGCAATAGTACACGTCACTTATAAGAAAGCACCAACAGTAATTGGTAACAATGTATCAATTGCACATAATGCGATTGTACATGGTTGTACTATTCACGACAATGTTCTAATTGGAATGGGAGCAATTGTTATGGACGGTGCAATAATTCATAGTAATTCAGTTATTGCAGCAGGAGCTGTAGTTTCTGAAAATACAGTCGTAGAAGAAGGCTCAGTTTACGCAGGCATACCTGCTAAAAAAATTAAGAATGTAGATCCTTCTTTAGTTGTCGGACAAATAGAAAGAATAGCAAATAGCTATACAATGTATGCTAGTTGGTATAAAGAATAAAGAGAACTAATATTAAATTAATTCTCTTCCTGTTTTACTAAATAAGCTATTGCTTAAATATTCTGAAGTTCCCTTGAGATTCTGGCTAATTCGTCTTTAACCTGTTTCATTCCAACCAAGCCGCCGGCTATACCATTTGTTCCTTTTACTACAGTTACTTTTACTGTATCAGGTTCATTAGCATATGTTTTTGCCTGAAAAAGAAAATGTTTAGCAAAAGCACCAAACAATATTCTCATGGTTTTATTTCCTTTTTCGTATGTAGCATTACCTGGAATGCCATCTTTTAATTTATAGCCTGAAGATTTAAAAAATTTATCTACTTCGGTATTTAATGCTTCCTGAGTAATTCCTGAATATAGGTTTACACATGAGTCACCGTTTAGAGTTTCGTTTTGTTTGAAGTATTTCATAGCTGAAAATATTTATGGGTTATTTTTTCATGATCTTAAATTCAACACGACGGTTCATTGCGCGACCTTCTTCATCGGTATTAAATGCTACAGGACGGCTTTCACCATAACCAACAACAGTAATGCGTTTTGTGTCAACGCCTTTGCCGATTAAATAGGTAGCAACAGACTGAGCTCTTTTTTCTGAAAGTTTCTGATTTGTAACGTCAGATCCAGAATCATCGGTATGTCCGCCAATTTCAATTTCAATATTATTATTTGATTTAAGAAAATCTGCAGTACGGTCAAGTTCAGGGAATGATTCAGGTAATAATGTTGCTTTAGCAAATTCAAAGAAAATATTATTAAGTCTAACAACTGATCCTACTTCAATTGGCGACATTCTTAACATTTCGTCTTCAATTTCAGTATATTCTTTTACATCACTTAAATCAATGTTTTTGTTAACTTCAAAGAAACCCAGACCAATAGCACGGAATCCGTATTTTTTACCTGCCGGAAGTATAATTTTAAATTCACCGGTATTAGGGTCGGTACGAGCAATTGCAGCTTCTTTTCCACTTGGTAATTCTTCAACAATTATTCTGGCGTCAACAGGTTGATTAGTTTTTTCATTTATAACTTTTCCTGAAATTAAAACTACAGGATTAGGTTTAATCTTAGTAGGAAGTTTTATTCTGAAAATATCATTTTTACCAATAGATTTATTTGAAGTTGAGAAAAATGCAAACTCACCTGATGCTGGAATATTATATTTAGAATCTGATGAAGCGCTGTTTAATTTTGCGCCTAAATTTTGTGGTTCACTCCAGTTTTGCCATGTGTCATCTAAACGGGTTGTAACAAAAATATCTTCTAATCCATATCCTGATATTCCTGCTGTAGAAAAATATAATGTTACTCCATCAGCAGCCAAAAATGGGCTATAATCATTTACACATGAATTAATCATTGGACCTAGATTAATTGGTTTTGACCATTTATTATCTCCTTTACGGAAACTTACATAAATGTCGAGTTCGCCATAAGAATCGTTTTTCTCAATAGCCATAAGAAGATATTTTCCGTCATTAGAAAGAAAATAATTAGCAAATGGATTTAGATTTAAAAAGTCATCAATAACTTGCTTCTCAGGTAATGCCCAACCTTGTTTTGTTTTATAGGTTAAAGAAACTCCTGCACCAGTTGAACCATCTTTGTTGTATAAATTGCCAACTAACAGAGAGTTGCCGTCAGGGGTAATTGATTGTACAAAATTATTAAACTTATTATTTAAAGGTGCTGCAATATTTTTTGCAGGTAGCCATTTGCCATTATCATCTTTTTTAGAATACCATATATCATCTTCATCATTAAAACCGCCAGCATTTTCAGGATGTAATTTTCTACAGAAATAAATGGTTTTGCCATCAGGAGAAATCATTGGAGCAACCTCGTCATAAATTGAATTAATTGATTCGCCTAAATTTTCTGCAATAGTTGGAAATTCTACCATAGGAATTAAATTAATACTCCATGTAATAGAATCTTTATTTTCTGAAACTCCAATAGCATCAATCTGATTACTACCGATTACTGCAATAGGATCAAGCCTTACTTCAACTTCAGAAACGTAGAACTCTGTTGCCTGTGGCAAAATAATATTCATCATCCTACATTTTATACCTAAATTTTGTGCAGGTTTTTCATAAATAACCTGTTGTTCGCCTTTAACACCATATACAGTAACTTTAGTAACTGCACCGGGGTTAAAGCTTTCTGCAATAGCAACTTGCTGAACCCTTGAAGGGTTTTCATAACTTACTCTGATGTAAGTATCATTGTCAGATTCTTTACCGTCTTTTTCTTTAACGCACCATGCGGTTTTTGCATCTCCACCAATTGGTAATACATTAGGTTTCCCTAAAACCTGATAAGCGGCCTTTTCTTTTTTTGAAAATTGCGATGAGAAGTTGACCACTTTAGATGCCCATCTTACGTTAACTATCTTGTTTTTATTGACTTGCAAGAGCGAGTCTTTAATTAATGCTGCTTGCCATTTTACCTGATTACTATCAAGAGCATTCTTATTTGTCTGATTAATAACTTCAACTTCTGTTTGCGAAAACAAATTAAAAGCCGCAAAAGTAATAAGTAAGAAACTAAGGATTAATCTCATAGTAGTTTGTTGTTACAAAAATTTAATTTAAACAAATTAACACAACTTCTTTCAATTTACAAAATTAGAGTACTTTTTTTTGAAAAAGATACAATTTATAAATAAAAACTTTTAACTTTGCAACCGTTTTTTGCGGGTGTGGCGGAATTGGCAGACGCTCCAGACTTAGGATCTGGTGCCGCAAGGTGTGGGGGTTCGAGTCCCTTCACCCGCACATATAAAAACTGAAAAATGGAACCGCTGCAAATATCAATTTGCGGCGGTTTTAAAATTAAAAATTTAGATAAGCAATGAATATTACAAAGACCGACATCGACGCATTAAATGCAATTTTGAATGTAAAAATTGAAAAAGCTGACTACGAAGAGAAAGTTGAGAAAGCAATGCGCGACATCAGAAAAAAAGCAAGTATTAAAGGCTTTAGACCAGGAATGGTTCCTACAGGGTTAGTAAAAAAGATGTATGGTAAAAATGTATTAATTGATGAAGTAAATAAGATTTTATCTGATTCGCTTTGGAATTATGTTGTAGAAAATAAAATTAATATTCTTGGCGAACCTTTAGCAAATGATAATAATCTAGATAAAATTGATTTAGATAATGAGCCAACTTTCGAATTTTCTTTTGAAATTGGGCTTTCACCTGTTATTGATGTTAAAATTGACAAAAAAGTAAAACTTCCAAAGTATAATTTATCTGTTGATCAGGAATCAATTGATAATTTTAAAACTTATTATACCAGAAATTACGGATCATATATGCCTACCGATCAAAGCGATGAAAAATCAATGCTTAAAGGGCGTATGGCACAGTTAAATGATGAAGGTAAAGAATTTGAAGGCGGTATAGTTAACGAGGAATCAAAAATGCTTGTTTCTGTTATTAAAGATGAAGAAATTAAAAAGCAATTTATTGGTTTAGCTGTTAATCAGTATGTAAGCTTTGATATTAATAAGGCATTTCCAAATGATGATGAAATAGCAGGTTTATTAAATCAGAAAAAACAGGATTTAGTATTAACCACAAATAATTTTAGTTTTACAGTAAAAGAGGTTAGTTCTTTTGTTGATGCTGAAATTAATCAGGAACTTTGGGATAAAATATATGGTAAAGATGTAGTTACTTCTGAAGAACAATTTTTAGAAAAAATATCATCAGAAATAGCTGAAAGCTATAAAGCTGAAAGTGAATATAAACTTAAAGCTGATATTCGTGCACAGTTAATGGCACAGGCAACTTTCGAACTTCCAAACGATTTCTTGAAAAAATGGTTAAAGAAAACCAGTGAGAAAGAACTTACCGATGAGGTATTAGAAAAAGAATATCCTGCATTTCAGGAAGATATTAAATGGCAACTTGTTAAAGAAAAATTTATTAAAGAAAACGATTTAAGAATTACTGAAGAAGAAGTTAACGAGTTGGCTAAACAGGTGGCTATGGCGCAGTTCCGTCAATATGGAATGAATAACGTACCTGATGAATATCTTGATGAAATGGCAAAAAGAATTTTATCAAGCGAAAAAGAGAAAAAACGTATCGAAGAGAAAAAAGTTGAAGATAAAGTGTTAGAATTTGTGAAAGAATCAATAAATTTGGAAATAAAAGAAATTACTCCAGAAGAGTTCCGCAAATTGTAAAAACCAAATTAAAATTAATAAGATGAAAGATAATAGCGAATTCAGAAAATATGCAATAAAGCACAAAGGAATTAGCAGTTCTATTTTCGATAGTTATAAATCTGTAACAAATAGCTATATTTCTCCAACAATTATTGAAGAGCGTCAGTTAAACATTGCAACAATGGACGTTTTTTCAAGATTAATGATGGATCGTATTATCTTTTTAGGTGCACCAATTGATGATGATGTTGCCAATATTATTCAGGCTCAATTGTTATTTTTAGAAAGTAGCGATCCAAATAAAGATATTCAGATATATTTCAATACCCCTGGTGGTTCTGTGTATGCAGGATTAGGTATTTATGACACTATGCAATATATTGGATCTGATGTTGCAACAATTTGCACTGGAATGGCGGCTTCAATGGGAGCAATTCTTTTAACAGCCGGCGCAAAAGGTAAACGTTCAGCATTAACTCACAGCCGTGTTATGATTCACCAGCCAATGGGTGGTGCCGAAGGACAGGCAAGTGATATTGAAATAACAGCTCGCGAAATCTTAAAACTGAAAAAGGAGCTTTACGAAATTTTAGCACACCATTCAGGAAATACTTTTGCTAAAATTGAAAAAGACAGCGACCGCGACTATTGGATGACAGCCATTGAAGCAAAAGAATATGGCTTAATTGATGAGGTTTTAGTTCGCGATAAAAAGAAAAAATAATTTTTAATTAGTCCCCCCTGAGCGTCCGCCGCGGCAGATCTAAGGGTATAATTTAAAAATTTTCAAATTTTATTTACTAATGGATAAATGTTCGTTTTGCGGTCGTAGTCGCAAAGAAGCCGGAATGCTGATTGAAGGTATGTCGGGACATATTTGCGATAGCTGTGTAGATCAGGCAAAGCAAATTATTACAGAAGAAAGCCATAGATCGACAAAAAAGGCTGCACCAAAACAAAAGTTACTGAAACCGATTCAGATATTTGAATTTTTAAATCAATATGTAATCGGACAGGAGGATGCAAAAAGATCTTTATCAGTAGCTGTTTATAACCACTATAAAAGAATTTTTCAGGAACAGACAGATAACGAAGTTGAAATAGAAAAATCAAATATTATTTTAGTTGGTGAAACCGGAACAGGTAAAACACTTTTGGCACGAACAATTGCTAAAATGCTTGATGTGCCTTTTACCATTGTTGACGCAACTGTTCTTACTGAAGCTGGTTATGTAGGCGAAGATGTAGAAAGTTTGTTATCACGACTTTTGCAAGCTGCCGATTATGATGTAAAACGTGCACAAATTGGAATTGTATTTATTGATGAAATAGATAAAATTGCACGAAAAGGAGATAACCCTTCGATAACACGAGATGTTTCAGGTGAGGGTGTTCAACAGGGACTATTAAAATTACTCGAAGGTTCTGTTGTTAATGTTCCACCACAAGGTGGAAGAAAACATCCCGAGCAAAGATTTATAGAAGTTGATACAAAAAATATTCTTTTTATTTGTGGTGGTGCTTTTGATGGAATACAGAAAAAAATAAGCAAAAGGTTAAATACTTTAGTTGTTGGATACCATGCCAGTCGCGATAAAGATCAGATTGACCGTGACAATTTAATAAAATATATTGCCCCTCAGGATTTAAGAGCATTTGGTTTAATACCTGAAATAATTGGGCGTTTGCCATTGCTAACATACTTGCATCCACTGGATCGTGCTGCGTTAAGACAAATTCTTACAGATCCTAAAAATGCTTTAACAAAGCAGTATATGAAGCTTTTTGAAATAGATGGAATAAATTTAACATTTGATGAGAAAGCTTTAGAATATATTGTTGACAAAGCAATAGAATTTAAGCTTGGTGCCCGTGGACTCCGTTCTATTTGCGAAACTATTATGCTCGATGCAATGTTTGATTCACCAACTTCAAAAATAAAATCTTTAAACATTACCGAAGATTATTGCAAAAGCAAATTAGATAAATCTACACTAAAAAAATTGCAGGCTGCAGTTTAATTGTTTTTGTCATTCTGAGCGAAGTGAAGAATCTATACTTCGTCTACATTTTGTGAAGTGTTATAAAAAGGTCGAAATATCTACTCTTTAATAAATCGTTTTGATATTATGTTATGCGATTTATCTTCAGCTTTTAAAATATAAATTCCAGATGGAAGATCGCTAACTTTTATTTCTATATTGTCATTTGTTAAAAGGATACTTTTTACCTTTTTGCCAAGTATAGAATATATTTCAATTGACTCAAAATTATTATAAGATGAAATTTCAATGTTTAAATTATTGAAAACTGGATTAGGAAAAATTCTAAAATCATTTTCAGTGTTTACTTGATTAATATTTAATGGTAAGTTACAATAATTGCCAAAGTTATAAATTGGTGTTAAATATTCTGCATAACAAAGAAAATTGCTCCCCCAGAAATCCCATATTGGCGGAACAGGGTTTAAAAAATCGTAATTACTAAAACTTGCACCATAATTAACATCGCCAATACCTTTTATCCATTTAATGTTTTTATTAAAATTAAATCTTTTTGCATAAGCACCATTTATTAAAACAGAATCAATGCTTATTAAAACTTGTTTTGGTGAGTAGCCAATAAATTTAAAAGAATCTCCTACTTGTAAATTATAGTCTAATATTTTAGACATACTACCAGGTGTTCCTTGAAAAATACAATTTGAATCTTCAAGTAATAATGAATTAAATATTAAAGAAGTAAAATTAAATTCAGAATTAGCGCTTGTAGAATATTTATAAAGCTTTTTATAGTTTGTCCCATTAATAGTTGAATCTCCATTTATGAAATAATAATAATAAGTATAAACATATAAAGGGCCTTGTCCTGATCCAATTGGTCCGGGTGAGTAAAATGTTCTTTGTTTTATAATTAATGAATCGTGCATAGTAAGTCCTAACTGACCAAAGGAAATTTTAGCAATAAATGTTAGAAAGACTATTATAATAATAATTTTCATTGCATTATTTATAAATTACTCAATACCAAAGATACAATATATTTACGCAAAACAATTCTTAATGATTCTCTGTTGTTACAGAAACTCCAAAATTAAGGAAGATTCTGCTTTGTGAAAAATTGTATTCCGGTCCACCAAATAGTGTAATTCCTCTGTAAATATCTCTCGAGGATTCTACTTTGCTACGGTTATATCCATTTTTGTTGATTTCTACTTCAACGCTAATTCCGGATGAATTTTCCATTTGATTAAAAACTATTGACTCCTGTTTAAAATAAGGTCTCATCCAAACCGAGCCAACATTGAATTTTAAATAAGTAAGCGATCTTTTTAATGGCGTAACAGAAATGGAAAACATAAATGATCCTTTTCTTACTTTGGTTGTTTGATCGCCCCTTGCAGATTGGGGTAAATGAAGATATGAAAAACACAATTCAGGAATTATATAATCAATCGGTAATTCATCTGGATCATTCAGATTTTTTTCAATTAAAAATTTAAATCCCATTCTTATTTTATTCCAGTATCTGAAAGTATTAGCTTTTTTCTTCTGGAAATGTTCGCTCATTAAATCAAAGTCAATACCATATGGACAGATGCCTATAGATGTATTTTTTTTATATATAGAAAAAATACTGTAAACAGTTCTTTCTTTACTATCTTTATTGTATCTGTTTCTGTAATAAAATGATTCTTCAAAATTAAATTTTTCCAGATAGTTAAAGTCATTAAACCCTGAATTTATCGAAACAGCTGAGAAGTCGCATATTGAATTTGTTCTCAATAAAATTTGAGAGTTTGATTGTAGAAAACAGAAAACTACAAAAAATAAACTAGTTATAGTTTTAATAATTATCGTGTTCAGAAATAGCTAATTTTATTTATAGTTTGTTTAACGGTTTTTAATAATTTAAGTTCAGTGTCTCTTTAAAATATTTAATAATTCTTTTGTGTGTTTTAATAAGGTAATGTATTGCTACATCTAAAAAAGCAGACAGCACAAATATACTTTCTTAACTTTCTTTAACAGCAAATTCTTTTGTTGTTCTATTTCATAATAGATTGATTGATTGAAACAAACGATTTGTTATATTTTTTCAGAATGATTTATAATATTTCAAGTTTCGCAATGGCAAAAAATTGCATTATTTTTACACGCATTAAAAAATAATCTTAATAGTGTTAGTACTATTCAGTAAAGAGATAGGAAATTTTTTTTCATCAATTACAGGTTATATTGTAATTGTTGTTTTTCTGCTGATAAATAGTTTATTCATGTGGATATTCCCAGGTGGTTTTAATATACTGGACGTGGGATATGCAAATCTTGATACATTATTTATTATTTCTCCATGGGTTTTCCTTTTCCTTGTTCCTGCTGTTACTATGCGTCTTTTTAGCGAAGAAAAGAAAACTGGGACAATGGAATTACTTTTAACTCGTCCGTTATCTGATTTTACTATTGTTTTTGCAAAATTTCTTTCTGGTTTATTTCTTGTTTTTCTTTCATTATTACCTACAGTGATTTATTATTTAAGCGTTTACCTTTTGGGTAGTCCTGTTGGTAATTTAGATTCAGGCGGTATTATGGGATCTTATATCGGTTTGTTTTTTCTTGCCGGAATATATGTTTCAATTGGTTTG is a genomic window containing:
- a CDS encoding gamma carbonic anhydrase family protein, with the translated sequence MALIIELRGIKPIFGKDCFFAENATVVGDVVMGDECSVWFNAVVRGDVNTIRIGNKVNIQDGAIVHVTYKKAPTVIGNNVSIAHNAIVHGCTIHDNVLIGMGAIVMDGAIIHSNSVIAAGAVVSENTVVEEGSVYAGIPAKKIKNVDPSLVVGQIERIANSYTMYASWYKE
- a CDS encoding OmpA family protein, with protein sequence MRLILSFLLITFAAFNLFSQTEVEVINQTNKNALDSNQVKWQAALIKDSLLQVNKNKIVNVRWASKVVNFSSQFSKKEKAAYQVLGKPNVLPIGGDAKTAWCVKEKDGKESDNDTYIRVSYENPSRVQQVAIAESFNPGAVTKVTVYGVKGEQQVIYEKPAQNLGIKCRMMNIILPQATEFYVSEVEVRLDPIAVIGSNQIDAIGVSENKDSITWSINLIPMVEFPTIAENLGESINSIYDEVAPMISPDGKTIYFCRKLHPENAGGFNDEDDIWYSKKDDNGKWLPAKNIAAPLNNKFNNFVQSITPDGNSLLVGNLYNKDGSTGAGVSLTYKTKQGWALPEKQVIDDFLNLNPFANYFLSNDGKYLLMAIEKNDSYGELDIYVSFRKGDNKWSKPINLGPMINSCVNDYSPFLAADGVTLYFSTAGISGYGLEDIFVTTRLDDTWQNWSEPQNLGAKLNSASSDSKYNIPASGEFAFFSTSNKSIGKNDIFRIKLPTKIKPNPVVLISGKVINEKTNQPVDARIIVEELPSGKEAAIARTDPNTGEFKIILPAGKKYGFRAIGLGFFEVNKNIDLSDVKEYTEIEDEMLRMSPIEVGSVVRLNNIFFEFAKATLLPESFPELDRTADFLKSNNNIEIEIGGHTDDSGSDVTNQKLSEKRAQSVATYLIGKGVDTKRITVVGYGESRPVAFNTDEEGRAMNRRVEFKIMKK
- a CDS encoding PAS domain S-box protein codes for the protein MKINIKNNWKLKVTGVFFLTSLIVLSLFSDFFLDIAIQNTVVWYLVQTYRWFFILVSLSVILFFLLGKPYNKFKELEDSLKVSRKNYRLVVDNLKDDYFFYRHEKGKPFKYLSSSVTNVLGFSKVDFVETFRKVGASKLYDDCFDRHNQLAYNDLKQPPFEVEVKNNNGAISYLEIKEIPVKNEEGELIAIEGIARNITRYRKAENELIERENKYHTLFESANDAYLIIKDDKFIDCNQKSLDLYQSSLEDLIMHTPFHYRFSPTFQPNGRSSREMAREKIDLALSNKPQFFEWTHIKNGKEPFDTEVTLNKFSFNKEDYVLAVVRDITQRKQIEKAILEQERSYHLIFDNSPFGIFYFSNEGIISDCNEKYENILLLPRNEIIGFNLLETEYNKDFKESIKSCLQGEKNTFTGNYFINKNQSLYLNAIFTPVYSSDNQLPGGFCMIHELTDNAFLLEKSRMNEVNFREILDNSRQILYKLNIKTGNYEYISSALAQLLGFTPEEFYSMNAGEIMSLLHPDDIGKAENIIAKMVKAIPQLQTEFIIEYRIRHKKGEYRWVSDKYKVVSDESGKDSYIIGNVMDITQLKEAEEALNIYLKNTSGKGIR
- a CDS encoding response regulator, producing the protein MNKIKEINTKHGSDAEFLITLQKEIANELSITLSLREAVHVLLEHLIRIDCFFGGAVYILSSNNDLQFEYEIGLPSSFKSTANIFKNSSPEVELALSEHISLIKKSDNRDEFLIFDSISKANSFITAPVKLNREIVALLVLISEKEGTPANIVTETVEAVSAKIGGVIGRLDSENLLREHQTNFESLFKGINDMLFIVNTDGRIIHFNPIAAQKLGYSDEDLSNMYISQIHPAELSFDIKNTLEKAFKGKTMLSFFPLLSATGEMIASETTYSLGKWDGKDMLFLVVRDMRERKAAQEEITIERKKAEEANKAKTVFLANMSHAFRIPMNSIIGMSELLLKTDLTKKQFNFLNVIIKSAENLMVIVNDLLDISKIESGEIALQNKTFSLKDVISSVINNQFYNVRSKGIELLSDYVVYGDDYYVKGDSARLNQILLNLVENAIKYTEKGKVEIKVAKQSGCNEYCTFNFEVSDTGIGITTERMKEIIGSFANNRPISTETSGGSGLGLVISNKLIELMGGKLEISSIPERGSVFSFKIKFSLSEEGDLFLEEDANDKMNFNSIDKIRVLLAEDQVFNQMVVQSMIEDWGFEIDIVENGLGVIEKLKTTRYDVVLMDIQMPIMDGVEATRQIRKDFKKPVSETPIIAITANAYSEDHRKYIEAGMNDTISKPFKSQVLFHKIANSLGMANANFSHSHERFNDNDVILNSRDENLFDLSVLKGISKGSKQTIEKMLTVFIEKTLEEMGQIKTATENQNWQQITTIAHKMKPALSYLGMKLLENKINEIQRLAKEMKEVEKIPPIVQLSEQLLNKIILLLKKEIAS